In Phyllostomus discolor isolate MPI-MPIP mPhyDis1 chromosome 3, mPhyDis1.pri.v3, whole genome shotgun sequence, a single genomic region encodes these proteins:
- the IFNK gene encoding interferon kappa encodes MNTKPDVIRKCVCLVGLFITGTLSVNCNSLHVHLRRVIWKNLRLLSTVSNSFPVACQRENKAFELPQDILSYTQPLKRGIKEAFYEMSILAFNIFTPSTFQPTWGEKHLKKIQIGLDKQLQYLEQCLEEEKENEDKKEVEEDEKKHPGAMVLQLNHLELRRYFHRIGSFLKDKKYSHCAWEIVRVEIRRCFYYFQKFTALLRRK; translated from the coding sequence ATGAACACCAAGCCTGATGTGATTCGAAAGTGTGTGTGCCTTGTGGGTCTATTCATCACTGGCACCCTCTCTGTGAACTGTAACTCACTGCATGTTCACCTGCGTAGAGTCATCTGGAAAAATCTGAGACTTTTGAGCACTGTGAGCAATTCATTTCCTGTGGCGtgtcaaagagaaaacaaagcttTTGAGTTGCCCCAAGATATCCTGTCATACACCCAGCCTCTGAAAAGAGGCATCAAAGAAGCTTTCTATGAAATGTCCATATTGGCCTTCAATATCTTCACTCCATCCACCTTCCAACCAACTTGGGGAGAGAAACACCTGAAGAAAATCCAAATTGGACTTGATAAGCAATTGCAGTATCTGGAGCAATGcttggaggaagagaaggaaaatgaagacaagaaaGAGGTGGAAGAGGATGAGAAGAAACACCCAGGAGCTATGGTCCTCCAGCTGAACCATCTAGAACTGAGGAGGTATTTCCACAGGAtaggcagttttttaaaagacaagaaatacAGTCACTGTGCCTGGGAGATCGTCCGAGTGGAAATCAGAAGATGTTTCTACTACTTTCAGAAATTCACAGCACTACTCAGGAGAAAATAA